A single Clavibacter nebraskensis NCPPB 2581 DNA region contains:
- a CDS encoding glycoside hydrolase family 2 TIM barrel-domain containing protein, translating into MSHLDDVAPGSVSRLPPRARFATDAAVHPLDGDWRFRLLPEAPVDAADALPAVADPALDDAALDAAGWTTLPVPSHWVLHGHGSPAYTNLQYPFPIDPPHVPDANPTGEHRRAFRLPASFADAERVLLRTDGIEGLATFWVNGVEAGWTTGSRLTTELDVTDLLVPGDNLLGIRVHQWSAASYLEDQDQWWLPGIFRSVELLARPAGALDDVRVRADRDPADGSGRLELEVDGAFPVVVRVPKLGIHVTWETPVDVAPVGIPAVDAWTAERPRLYDATVSTPGETASLRIGFRTVRIDGDALLVDGRRLTFRGVNRHESHPERGRVFDEAEARADLELMKRSGVNAIRTSHYPPHPRLIDIADELGFWVVLECDLETHGFWDVEWRDNPSDDPRWRDAYLDRIARTVGRDRNHPSIVMWSLGNESGTGRNIAAMSAWVRRGDPTRPVHYEGDLTGEHTDVYSRMYPTLEEIDSVCGTPVAGIHETTGATGAKQRAKPFILCEYGHAMGNGPGSLADYEDAIDRWPRLHGGFVWEWRDHGLLARTADGRPFHAYGGDFGEPVHDGPFVMDGLLLSDGTPTPGLAELAAVIAPVRVRVAADGSGVRVENRRHSASTDDVDLVWILAHDGRQVARGVLEHAPLAAGSAATIPLPPEARAAGHAEEAHVTVQVVTRNDAPWAEAGHVVSSHQALVRHRTAPRPRPAGRWHGDALGVGTFDARGDLVAWAGVPVRGPRLELWRAPTENDRGAGQGSYELAEPELTRGRGAEETPSAADRWRERGLHRLTHRLLGTTRTAGGLETRMRVQAAHSGAGVDVAFRWTATDRGLLLATEVVPFGDWDCTWPRVGVRIDLPGALAEHPVAWHGTGPGESYADSRTAARVGRFASSVDGLAVAYARPQETGHRPGLRALVVGDGSGTPLTVTTVPDAAGHRPGFQLSRWTPQQMTDVGHPHELPASDGLHLFLDDAQHGLGSRACGPDVLPRHALWPSLRTWEVLLG; encoded by the coding sequence ATGTCCCACCTCGACGACGTCGCGCCCGGATCCGTCTCGAGGCTGCCGCCGCGCGCCCGGTTCGCGACCGACGCGGCCGTCCACCCGCTCGACGGCGACTGGCGCTTCCGCCTGCTGCCGGAGGCGCCGGTCGACGCGGCCGACGCGCTGCCCGCGGTCGCGGACCCGGCGCTCGACGACGCCGCGCTCGACGCGGCCGGCTGGACGACGCTGCCCGTGCCGTCCCACTGGGTGCTGCACGGCCACGGATCGCCCGCGTACACGAACCTGCAGTACCCGTTCCCCATCGACCCGCCGCACGTGCCCGACGCGAACCCGACCGGCGAGCACCGCCGCGCCTTCCGGCTGCCGGCGTCGTTCGCGGACGCCGAGCGCGTGCTGCTGCGCACCGACGGGATCGAAGGCCTCGCCACGTTCTGGGTCAACGGCGTGGAGGCGGGCTGGACCACCGGCAGCCGCCTCACGACCGAGCTCGACGTGACCGACCTGCTCGTGCCGGGCGACAACCTGCTCGGGATCCGCGTGCACCAGTGGTCGGCCGCGTCCTACCTCGAGGACCAGGACCAGTGGTGGCTGCCCGGGATCTTCCGCTCCGTCGAGCTGCTCGCCCGGCCCGCCGGCGCGCTCGACGACGTGCGCGTCCGGGCCGACCGCGATCCGGCCGACGGATCCGGCCGCCTCGAGCTCGAGGTCGACGGCGCGTTCCCCGTCGTGGTGCGCGTGCCGAAGCTCGGGATCCACGTGACGTGGGAGACCCCGGTCGACGTCGCGCCCGTCGGGATCCCCGCCGTCGACGCGTGGACCGCCGAGCGGCCGCGCCTCTACGACGCGACCGTGTCCACGCCGGGCGAGACGGCGTCGCTGCGGATCGGCTTCCGCACGGTGCGCATCGACGGCGACGCGCTGCTCGTCGACGGCCGCCGCCTCACGTTCCGCGGCGTCAACCGGCACGAGTCGCACCCCGAGCGCGGCCGCGTGTTCGACGAGGCCGAGGCGCGCGCCGACCTCGAGCTGATGAAGCGGAGCGGCGTGAACGCGATCCGCACCTCCCACTACCCGCCGCATCCGCGCCTGATCGACATCGCCGACGAGCTCGGCTTCTGGGTCGTGCTCGAGTGCGACCTCGAGACGCACGGCTTCTGGGACGTCGAGTGGCGCGACAACCCCTCCGACGACCCGCGCTGGCGCGACGCCTACCTCGACCGCATCGCGCGCACGGTGGGCCGTGACCGCAACCACCCGTCGATCGTCATGTGGTCGCTCGGCAACGAGTCCGGCACCGGGCGCAACATCGCGGCCATGTCGGCGTGGGTGCGGCGCGGCGATCCCACCCGGCCCGTGCACTACGAGGGCGACCTCACGGGCGAGCACACCGACGTCTACTCGCGCATGTACCCCACGCTCGAGGAGATCGACTCGGTGTGCGGCACGCCGGTCGCGGGCATCCACGAGACCACGGGCGCGACCGGCGCGAAGCAGCGCGCGAAGCCGTTCATCCTGTGCGAGTACGGGCACGCGATGGGCAACGGGCCCGGATCCCTCGCCGACTACGAGGACGCCATCGACCGCTGGCCGCGCCTGCACGGCGGCTTCGTGTGGGAGTGGCGCGACCACGGGCTGCTCGCGCGCACCGCTGACGGCCGGCCCTTCCACGCGTACGGCGGCGACTTCGGCGAGCCCGTGCACGACGGCCCGTTCGTGATGGACGGCCTGCTGCTGTCCGACGGCACGCCCACGCCCGGCCTCGCCGAGCTCGCGGCCGTCATCGCGCCCGTGCGCGTGCGGGTCGCGGCCGACGGATCCGGCGTGCGGGTCGAGAACCGGCGGCACAGCGCGTCCACCGACGACGTCGACCTGGTCTGGATCCTCGCCCACGACGGCCGGCAGGTCGCCCGCGGGGTCCTCGAGCACGCGCCCCTCGCGGCAGGCTCCGCGGCGACGATCCCGCTGCCGCCCGAGGCGCGCGCCGCCGGGCACGCCGAGGAAGCGCACGTGACGGTGCAGGTCGTCACGCGGAACGACGCTCCGTGGGCCGAGGCGGGGCACGTCGTGTCGTCGCACCAGGCGCTCGTGCGCCACCGGACCGCGCCCCGGCCGCGTCCCGCCGGACGCTGGCACGGCGACGCGCTCGGCGTCGGGACCTTCGACGCGCGCGGCGACCTCGTCGCGTGGGCCGGCGTGCCCGTCCGAGGACCGAGGCTGGAGCTGTGGCGCGCGCCCACCGAGAACGACCGCGGGGCCGGCCAGGGATCCTACGAGCTGGCCGAGCCCGAGCTGACCCGCGGCCGCGGCGCCGAGGAGACGCCGTCGGCGGCCGACCGCTGGCGCGAGCGCGGGCTGCACCGGCTCACCCACCGGCTGCTCGGGACCACCCGCACGGCCGGCGGCCTGGAGACGCGGATGCGCGTGCAGGCGGCGCACTCGGGCGCGGGCGTCGACGTCGCGTTCCGCTGGACCGCGACCGACCGCGGCCTGCTGCTCGCGACCGAGGTCGTGCCGTTCGGGGACTGGGACTGCACGTGGCCGCGGGTCGGCGTGCGCATCGACCTGCCGGGCGCGCTCGCCGAGCATCCCGTCGCCTGGCACGGCACGGGGCCGGGGGAGTCGTACGCCGACAGCCGCACGGCCGCGCGGGTCGGCCGCTTCGCGTCGAGCGTCGACGGCCTCGCGGTCGCCTACGCCCGCCCGCAGGAGACGGGCCACCGGCCCGGGCTGCGCGCGCTCGTGGTCGGCGACGGATCCGGGACCCCGCTCACCGTGACGACCGTGCCCGACGCCGCCGGCCATCGCCCGGGCTTCCAGCTCTCCCGCTGGACCCCGCAGCAGATGACCGACGTCGGCCACCCGCACGAGCTGCCCGCATCCGACGGCCTGCACCTGTTCCTCGACGACGCCCAGCACGGCCTCGGATCCCGCGCGTGCGGCCCCGACGTGCTCCCGCGCCACGCGCTCTGGCCGTCGCTGCGCACGTGGGAGGTGCTGC